TCGGTAATGCGGTCGAGGAGGCCGGCGTGAGCAGCTTCACGGTCCCGCCCCCACTCGTCCGTTCCGCGGTAGCACCGCTGTACCGCCAGCCCGTCTCCCGTCGGTATCGCCTCAGTGACCCAGAGCGCGTCGCCAGCGGTCGCTGCGCCGCTGAAATCCGCCCCGAGGACGCGTTCACTCATACACCCGAGTACGCCGGTGACGGCATCAATGTTGGGACTGTGAGGACTGGGTAACCCCAGCCCCGTCCGTAAGGGGTTTGTCCCCGACGGACCAACGGAATAGTATGCCAGCCACAATGGAAGTCGTCTGCACGGACGACAGCTGCGAACTCGACATGTTCGAGATGCACTACACGTATGATATGCCGGACGATGTCGAACTCGCGGCCTTCTCCTGTCCGTACTGTGGCGGGACGGACTGCCTCGACGAAGTGGAACTATGATGCGAGACATCGGCTCCTCTATCAGCGACGCGATCTTCGAGAATATCGGTCGGGCTGCCGGGCGGGTTCAGGAGAACAAGCCACTGCCGTCTGACCTGCTGGAATCCGAGGACGCCTACCTCATCGTCTTCGACGCGCCCGGCACGACGGCGTCGGACATCCAAGTCCGATACGTCGACGACCGCGTGGAGGTCCGAATCGACCGCTTCCGGGACTTCTACGACGGCTTCGAGATGCGCTACCCCGGGCGCGGGCTTGCGCTCGACGGGAGTGTCACGCTTCCGAGCGATGCCGCTGTCGACCCGGAAACGGCACAGGCCACGCTCAAGAGCAACGGCACGCTCCACGTCCGCGTCCCGAAGGTTGAGACGGACCACGTCGAGGACGAAGCAACGGATGTCGGAGTCGAAACCGACGCCAGCGAGGCAAACGGAGGGAGCGATGCGGACAACGGGACGGCCGACGTCGAGGACGTGACCGAATCAGCTGTCGAGGGCGACAGCGACGACCGCTGACCAGTCTGGACACTGCTTTTGACACCGTATTCACTGTTCCCAGTCACGCGTCGGGTCCTCTAGCGCGGCGAACGTCTCGGAGCCGTCGAACCGGGTCGGGTCGACGCGGTCAGGGAGATGCTCGGAGAGCGGGTTCGGGCGGTCGAGGACGTCCGCTGCGAGATAGTCGCCCAACGCTGGCGCGCGCATGAGTCCGTGGCCCTGCCAGCCGGTCGCCACCCAGAGGCCGTCGGCGACCCGCCCGGAAAGCGGCGCGCCGTCCGGCGTCGCCGTACACAGGCCGGCCCACGCTCGCTCACAGGCTGGCGTGAGCGCCGCCGTCTGCTCGACGCGGTCGAGGCTCCGGGCGACGAACTCGGCGTCCGCCGCCGGGTCCCAGTCTGTCGGGTCGACTTCGTGTGCCCCATCGCCGACCAGCAGCGAACCGTCCTTCGGTCGCCAGTAGAACTCCCGTGTGGCGTCGTAGAACGACGGCAGCGCGGCGTCGACCGGGTCGGTCACGAGCGCCTGCGCCCGGTAGGCTTTCAGCGCCAGCGAGACGCCGACATCGCCGACGAGTGGCTTCGTCTGCGGGCCGGCCGCGACGACCACCGCGTCGAATGTCCGCCGGCCGTCGGCCGTCTCGACAGTCGTCGGCGACGCGAGGGAGACCGGCGTGTCCGTTTCGATGGTTGCACCCGTTTCGCGGGCTTGCTCGGCGAGCCTCGCCACCACCATGTCCGGGTCGAGCACGCCGGCGTCGCGGGCAAGGCCGGCCACTTCGATACCGCTGGTGTCCAGCGCGGGGTAGCGGTCGTCGAGTTCCGTCGGCGTGAGCGCCTCGACCGCCACGTCGTTTCGCTGCATCCCCGAAATCTGTTCGCGGACGGCCGTGGCGTCGCTCTCGTCGCGCGCGACCCAGACGTATGGCTGTGGCTCGAACAGGTCCAGATTGCGATAGCGAGTCAGCGCGTCCGCGGCCACGGCAGCGTCCACGTCGTCGGCGAACGCGTCGTAACAGAGACCGGCCGCCCGGCCGCTCGCGCCGCTGCCGAGAGTATCACGCTCAAATACTGTGACCGATGCGCCGCGGCGGGCCAGCGCCAGCGCGGTCGACAGACCGACGGCCCCGCCGCCGACGACAGCGACGTTCATTTACGACAGGAAGGGGTCGAGGCCACGCGCCGGATAGCCGACAATCGTGTCGACGCCGATGTCGCGGAGCCGTTCGGTTCGCTCGGCGACCGTCTCGACGGAGCCGACGAGCGCGTAGTCGCGGATAGCCTGTGTGAGCACGTCTCTGGCTCGGCCCGTCGCTTGGCTGTCAGTCGGCGCGCCCTCCGGCAGTGCGTTCCGGACCGGGCCGCGCCGAGCCGCGTAGTCGGCGACGGCATCGAGCATCGCGTCCTCGCTGTTCGAAAGCACAATCGGCGCGTAAACGGCAATCTCTCCCTCGAAATCGGCCGTTCGGAGCGCCCGAACGTCGCGGGCCGTCGTCCGGGAAAGGAGTTCGTACTGCGTGCCACCGACCGCCAGCGCGAGGCGCTCGATGCCCTCGGTGCCGACCCACGGGTCGGTGGCGTCGTCGACGGCCGCCCGTAACCGCGGTGCGACGGCCCGCGCTGCCTCGTCCTCCGAGAGATACGCGCTGTGGCCGGCAACCAGTACGTGTCCCGCACCTGCCGGCAGCGCGCCGAACCCGCTGTCGTCGCCCAGCGGGTCGAAGCCGTCGGCCCGGACCGGCGTGGTGACTCGGACGTCGGCGGTCGATGCCAGCCGTTCGATAGTGTCCGTCTCCGGGACGTGGGCCGCCCCCTCGTAATCGATTGCAAGCGTCTCCACATCGAGGTCCGTCGCCCGCGACACGTCCACTTCTGTCGGCTTGAGCGCCACCGCGTCGATGCCGGCGGCCGCCAGTGTCGCACCGGTAAGCGTGGTCATCCAGTACACCACCAATGACGCCGGGTCGCAAAATCCTGTCGCTCTCGGCCCAACCGCAGCCGGCGCTGTGTCACTCGGCTTCGTCGCGCACGCTCGGCGGCAGGTCGTCGTCCGGTCCCATGTATCGGTCCGGCTCGGGTGGGATCCGCCAGTCGGTCGCGAGTTCGAGCAACTGGGTGAGCATCCGTGCTGTCGCGCCCCAGACGGTGTAGCCGTCGACGTAGAAGAAGTGGAGTCGAATCTCACCGTAGTGTGGGTGGTCGCGGTGCTCGGACTCGTAGTTGTTCAGGTCCGTCAGTTCCGACACCGGCAAGGTGACGATCTCCGCGACCTCCTCGTCCGAGGGCAGATAGTCGCGGTCCGGGATCCGCCCGACGAACGGGCGCACGGAGTAGCGGGTGATGGTCCGGATATCGTCAAGTCGGCCGACGACGTTGACCGCCAGTGGGTCGAGTCCGATCTCCTCGTTGGCCTCCCGGAGCGCCGTCCGAAGCAGGTCCTCGTCTTCGGGTTCGCGACCGCCGCCGGGGAACGACATCTGTCCGGGGTGGTCCGACAGGTGGTCGGCGCGTTTCGTGAACAGTATCGCCTCGCCCTCGGGTCGCGTGACGACCGGAGCGATGACGGCCGCCTCCTGTGGCTCATCGTCTACGACGACTGGCTCGTGAGCCGCGACCCGGTCAAACTGCATAGCAGATGGTAGGTGACCGAGCGTCTTAATTCGGGTGGCTCACTCCTGCGAACTACCCGTTTTAATGGTGCAGAATACGGAACGCTGGACCGCTTCCCTCTGGGAGTTTGGAGCATGACTCCGATGAAACCGGACTGATTGTCGCCGTCACCAGTCGATTACACGTCGTCGAGTCGGTCCCGAAGACCGTCCATCTCCACGTTCTCCCACGCTTCGATGTCGTAGCTCACGTCAAGCAGTGTCTCGACGCGGTCCTCGTCGCCGTTCTTGACGGCCATCACTGCATCCTCCCTGAAGCGGGACTTGACTGCCTCGATGACGGCGTCACGCGACATATCGCGGGTTGGCACGTCCATGATGTGCGGGAGGTCGGCCGCGCCGTCGGGCAGAGCCGGGAACGCGACCGGCCCGACGACCAGCAGCGTCTCGTCGGTGTCGGCGGCGTGGTCGTCGACGGCGACGAGGTGGTACGAATCGACAGCGGCGTCGATGGCCGCCGTGGTCGCGTCCGGGTCGGCGTCGACGGCCTGCTTGAAAGCGAGTTCGCCACAGGCGTCGATGAGTTCCGCTCTGGTGAGCGACCCGAAAAGGTCGACGACGCCAGCCAGCTCGTCCGGTGGCAGGTCCATACAGGTGACGCGGCACCGAGCGGCTTCAGCCTTTAGGCTCGGGCTGCGCTCGGCAGCCGGCCGTTGCGGTGCAACGACACCATCGTAACAAGGACGACGAGCAACGCGAGTCCCATGCCGCGAAGCAGCGTCGGAAACGTGACGCCGGCGTCGAGCAGGCTCCCGACGAGTACACTTCCGGGAGCCTGCAGCAACATCATTCCCGCGCCGGAGGTGGCGTAGGCGCTCGCGCGGTGGCGGTCCGGGAGCGAACCGAGCAGGTATGCGTCCACCGCCGGGAAGATGCTGTGGATGACATAGCCGACGACGACGCTGAATACGGCTAGCGACCAGAATCCAGTCAGCGACGGGAGCACCAGTACGCAGCCGGTAAAGACCGCCAGAATCGTCAGGAGGTAGGGAATCGACGGGAGCCGGTCCGCTAGACGACCGCTGACGTAGAAGGCCGGCACGCCGGCCCCGAACGCGAGCGACAGCAGCGTCCGGCCTGACCCCGCGGACAGCCCGACACTCGTGGCGTAGGTGACGTAGAAGTTGAACAGCCCGTTCCAGACCAATCCCGCGATGCCGATGGTGGCAATGCTGGTGACGATGATGTGCCACTGGGCACGCGCCGCGCCGAGGAGGTCGCGGTCTTCGCTCCCGGCGTCGGGGAGTTGAGAGCGTCTCGCGATGAGCGTGAAAACGACGGTTACCAGTCCCGCAGCGACGGCCAGCACTTGCAGCGCGGTGCGCCACGTCCCGACGATGAGCACGAACGAAATGAGGGCTGGCGCGCCGACAGCGGCGAGCTGGGCGGCGACGCCGTGTTTCCCGAGCGCGCGGCCGGGTCGGTCCGGATACAGTTCGCTGACCAGCGTGTTCGCCGCGGTCAGGTAGATGCCGCTTGCAAGCCCCATTGTGAACGCGCCGACGAGTAACAGTGTCGGGTCGAACGCGAGCGCGGTGAACGTCGTCCCGAGCGTCAGCACGACGCCGGAGCCGAAGATGACCTTCGCCCGCGATATCCGGGTCAACAGGACGCCGGTCGGTAACCGAGGGAGGGCGCTCCCGGCCCACGCCATCGTTGCGAGCAGGCCCAGCGCTGCATCCGAGGCACCCGTTGTCGCCCGAATCGGCTCGATAAGTGGCGCAAAGACGACTCTCGCGAGGTTGATGCAAAACACCATCCCCAACAGCGAGCCGAAGACGCGGCGACGAGACACGACCGGCGATACGTCGGAAAACATGAACAACGTTCCGGAACGCCGCCACGGGGTTTTTACACGCGGGTAGCACACTGGCAGGTATGGACTCAGTGAGGAAGGCCCTCCGGGCCGGCGACGTCGAGAAGGACAACTACGGACGGCTCTCCTGTACCAGCTGTGACGAGCCGCTCGCGACGGAGAACGACCCGGACGAAGTCGGGAAAGTGCGCGTCTGCCCCGAGTGCGACGGTAAGTGGAAAGAGCTCAGCTAGCTACTCGAAGACGGCGTCGAACGCGTCCGCACCGAGCGGTTCGTATCGGCCTGCATCGACGTTCTCCCGGGCGTGCTCGACCGAGCCCGTACCGACCAGCGAGCAGGTCACGCCCGGCGCGCTGCGGGCGAAGTTGATGGCGCGCTGTGCGCTCGTCTCGCCCGAGAGCTTCGCCGCTACGTTGTCCGGGACCGCTGTGGCTAGCTGTCCCTGCATAATTGATGCACTGGTGAACACGTCAAGTCCGGCCTCGTGCGCGAACCACAGTGCCGACTGCGGCCCCTCCGCACCGTCGTGAGCCGCGACCGTGAACGCGTCGGCCATCGAGATGTTGAACGGCAACTGAATCGCACGGAGATGTGTCGCGGCGTTACCGACCGTCTCTGCCGCCGCGCGAGCGCGCTCGACGACCTCGGGGAGCGAGAGGTAGCTGTCGTGGTCGGCGGGCACGCGGAACGCCTCCCACGTCGCGACGCCGTAATGCTTGATGTCGCCGGCTGCCGCGCGCTCCTCCAGTTGCTCGAAGGTCGCCTCTAACTGGTCGTACACTTCTTCGCGGGATTTCGATTGCAGTTGCGTCTCCGGATTGTGGACGTAGTAGAGGTCGATGCTGTCCAGATCGAGGTTCGTGAGCGAGCGGTCGAGCTGGTCGTCGATGTAGTCGGGCGCGATGCAGTGCTGGCCGGCAACGAGGTCGTCGCGGTCGACGATACCGGTGTCGAGATACTCCGACCGGACGAACGCGCCGGGGTCTGACGGTCGTGCCCCGTCAAATGGGATGAAGCCACCCTTCGTCGCGACGGCGACCGCTTCGCGATCAACGTCGGCGTCCGCGACGGCGTCACCGACGACGCGCTCGGAGCGCTGGTGGCGATAGTTTATCGCCGTGTCCACGACGTTGACACCGGATTCGAGCGCCGTGACGATGGCATCGTGGTAGCTCGCGTCCCGCTCGTCGGTCGGGTCACCGAGATACGTGCCGATGCCGATGCTGGAGACGACGCCGTCCCCGAACCGCCGGTAAAAGGTGCGCGCGAACTCGTCGTGGTCGTCCCGGTACGCCCATGTCGCCTCCCGTGTGGCCATACCGGCTGTTGGTCGGGCAGCGACAAAAGAACAGAGATTCACCCTGTTCGCCGACCGCACACAAGTCGCCCGTTACAGTTCGCCGCTCATCGCGTCGAACACTCGCTCGCGGAAGTCTTCGCGGGAGACGCCGTCGCTGGGTCCGAGGCCGGCCATGTGCTCGACCGGTACCTTGCCGCCGCCCATCCGAGCGTGGCCACCGCCCTCGGCCATCGGGATCTCATCGACGACGGCTTCTATCGCCCGGCCGATATGGACGCGGTCGTCCCGCGAGCGCCCGGCGATGCGCATGGTCCCCTGCTTTTCGCCGACGACAACGACCGCCGAGACGCCCTCTAACGTCTCCAGTTCGTCCGCTGCTTGCGGAATCGCATCCGTGTTGGAGAGCTCGCCCACGTCGCTGAACGCGTAGGGCGCTCGTACCTCTCGGTTCCCGATGGCCCGGGACTTCACGTCGAGTACTTCCGCGTCGACCTGCGGGTTCGCGATGCGGTTGAGCAGGTCGCTGTCCATTCCATCGTAGAGGAACGCAGCAGCCGCGAAGTCCTCGGACTGACAGCCGTTTGTCAGCGACCGAGTATCTGATTGGATCCCGTACATCAGCCCCGTGGCCAGCGCACAGGGAATTGTCTCTGCCGGTGCCGCGTCGATATCAATACTCCCGTTCCCCTGTGTGTCGCTGAACTCGAATTCTAACTGATTGAAGTAGCTCGCGAAGATGGTCGCACAGGCCCCGTAGTCGGACCGGATGTCGGTGAACTCGTTGCCACTACCGTTGCCGGGATGATGGTCGATGACGGCAACCGGCTCGACCTCCTCGGCACCGGGGAAGCCGCGTGCCGTGTTGTGGTCGACGAGGACGACCGCCTCTTCGTCGATGTCCTCGACAGTTTCGATGTGGTCGAAATCAAGATCAAGCACCGTCTGAAAGGCCCGGTTCTCCGGGCGACGTATCTCTCCGGGGTACAGCAGGGACGCTGACGTATCGGTGCCGGCGACGAGCTGGTTGACGGCCAGCGCGGACGCCATCGCATCTGGGTCCGGGTTCGGGTGCATCAACACTGCAATTCGGTCGTAGCCGGTCAGCGTCCGACGTAATCGCTCGCCCGGCGTTCGGCTGAGATACCGACGCAACCAGATGCCGGTACCGAGGAGAGCAAACAGGACCACAGCGACACCAGCGACCAGCAGGGGGTTCTCGCTAGCGAACGCCGCGGCGGCGTCGATCTGCAGTCCGCCGGCGGCAACGCGTGTCATACCACGCTGTTCGCCAGCCTATCAGTAATAAAGTTCGCCCCCGTTACAGCTAATTTTGCCGGTTTTCACGGATGGCGTCGCGATATCCTTCCCGGAAGGTCGGGTACTCGAATTCGTAGCCCAGTTCCCGGAGTCGGTCGTTTGAGCATCGCTTGCTCGTCTGGATACGACGCTTCGCCGTCTCCGAGAGGCTGTCGTCGGCGAGCCGTTCCTCGGTCGTCTGTTTCGGTGGGAACGGGACGTCGCACTGCTCGGCCAGCCAGTCGGCGAACGCCCATTTCTCGACGGGCTCGTCATCGACGACTAGCACCACCTCGTCGCGGTGGGCCTCCGTCAAGACGTGTTGCACAGCACCGGCCGCGTCATCACGGTGAACCATGTTCAGGTAGCCGGCCGTTACCGGCCCCTCCAGATACCGCTCCAGTCGGTAGCGACCCGGACCGTACAAGCCGGCGAAGCGGGCGACTGTGCCGTGGCCGCCGTGTTCCACCGGGCGCTCGCGAGCGATCCGCTCCGCTTCGGCTAACACTTCGGTCTTTTCGGTCTGTGGGTCAAGCGGCGTCTCCTCGTCGACCCACGCGCCGTCGTGGTCGCCGTACACGCCGGTACTAGAGGTGTACACCAGCCGCTCGGGCGGGTCGGCCCGCGACCAGAAGTGGTCGATAGCCGTTCGAAGCCCTTCGACGTACACTTCTCGGGCGGCCTCAGCACCCCTGCCGCCGGAGCTCGCGGCGAAGACGAGCCAGTCGGCGTCCGGCACCGCAGACAGCGACTCGGGGTCGGTCACGTCGGCCCGGACTGCCTCGAATCCGGCGTCCTCGATAGCCGCGATACCGTCGTCGGACCGGCGGACACCCACGACCGCGTGGTTGTCCTGCAACTGTCGCCCGAGTTCGAGGCCGACGTACCCACATCCCAAGATTACGACGCGTTTCGTCACCGCTTTTCACCCTCGATGTAGCTGTGCAGGAGGGCGTACTCCGCCAGTGTCACCGGGAACCGGCCTTCGATCTTCTGCTGGATCTCCTTCGGTTCCAGTTCGTCGTCGATGCCGGAGGCCAGCGATTCCACGTCCATCACGGCCGTCGTCATCCCCATCAGAAGGATGTCTTGGGCTTCGGCCTGCAGTGCGTCGGCGTCCGGTCGGTCCGGTCCGGTCGCCAATACAGCGACCGCTTCGTCGAGTGTCCGGTCGGCGACATCGCCGTCGGCGAACGCTGTCACCGTCGTTTGATCGAGACCGGTCTCGGCGACGACCGCTTCGACGCCGACTGTCTCGACTGTCTCGGCTAACACGGTGCTGTAGGCCGCCAGTAACTCATCGGAGGACTGCTCGCCCGCATCCGGAAACTCGCCTCGAAGCATGGGAAACGGTATGGCCCCGGGGTATTTTACTTCGGTTATGCGGCCCGGGCTCAGGTGCCTGCGTCCGGCCACCCGCTCGATTCCTCTACGGCGTTACCGCCCTTGTCACCGACTCCGCGTGGTTTGGGGGGCACCACGACGACAACACCCGTATCGGCTCGGAACGAGACACGGTCGGCGGTCCCCAGCTGTTCGGCCGCTCCGTCGTCGTCCACGTCGAGTGTGACGTTGTGCCCGTCACGCGCATAGATGGTCCGCGCACCGGGTTCTCCCGGCGGGCCATGACTCGCGGAGACGGCGAATCTGGCGTACTCGCCCTCGACGGTCACCCACCAGATGTTCGCCGTCGCGTACCAAGGAGTAACTGGCGGTGCCAGCGGGAGGCCCGCCGGCAGTTTATCGGTCCCGAGCCGCTTTGTCGCGAGCTGCTGGGCTTTCTGTTTGCCGGCGTTTGCCAGCGCTCTGCTCAGTTCGTCCTTCGCAACGGACCGCACTGCGGCGGCCGTCCCGTTCGTCGACCCCAGTGTCGGTCTAGTCGCCGGTGTATCGACCGAACGGAGCCTCAGGCGGAGGCGGTCGCGTTCGACCCGCGTGAGATTTAGTCGGGCACCGGCGACGCGGGCGACCCGTTCCTGCGCTGAGCCGTTGGTCAGTGCCAGCGCTCGGGCCGCCGATGTGTTCCACGGCGACAGCGCTTCAGTGACAATGGCCTTGCTCTCGTCCTGTTCAGCCCCGGTGTGCTGGGAGACTGCTAACCAGAGCGTCGTAGTCATCTCCTTGTTGGCCGCCTCGACCTCCCGCTGGAGTGCGTCGCGTTCCGAAGCGAGCGTGGCGTTTGGCTCGCCTTCGAGGGTTTCGTTCGCGGCCGCGAGTGTGCTCGCCGCCGTTGCAAGGCGTACCCTGTCTCCACCCTCGAACGCACCGCCAACGACGGCATCGGCGGCGTCGCCGTAGGGGACTGTGAACACGTTCGTGTTCCGCGCCACTAGCGGATGCTCGCTCCCGTCCAGCGCGCGATACCGACCCTCGTCTAATTCGGCCAGCGTCAGATACGGCGTCTGCGTATCGACTCGTGTTCTGACGGGACCGGCCGGACCGACTGGCACCGGGCGTGACCGGGGGACGCGCGTCTCACGGGCGGTTAGCCCTTTCCGGAGGGCACGCAGCGACCCTTCAGTGCGCTCCGTTAGTTGGGCGTCAGCTTTCTCCCGGTGGCCGTCCCGCGCCGTGGCCTGCTCATCCAACTCCGCCGACACTGCATTCAGATAGGTCAGCCGGGCCGCGGCGCGCGCCTTCTGGGCCGTACTGTCGTACGTGTCTGGTACGGCCGCGAGGTCGGTACGGCGTTTCGCGACCTGCTTTCTGAGTTCCCGCGGTGGATTCGTCTCGAAGGTCCCGACGCGGCCGCGCTCGACGCGAACGGTCGTGTTCCGGACAGACTCCCGCAGCCCCATCAGGTCCAGATACACCCAGTTGCGCAGTGCTGGCGGTCGGTCAGCCGTCACCGTCGCCTCCGTGCGACTCAGGCTGTCGTCCACGACTCGCTCGGCTGTCTCGTCCCGGCCCCCGGCGTGGCCGACGAGTGTCTCCATTGCTTTTGACTCGACATCGGCGAGGTTCGACCCGTTGAGCGGACTTGCGCTGGCGTTGTGTGCGGTCCGAATCGAGCGGTTCGGTGCCGATGAGCGGCCGTGATGGCGGCCGACGACGGCGACGGTCACGCGATAGCGCGCGGTGCTTGCCGTAGTTGTGCGCTGACGTACCGACCCGTTCTGCCAGACAGCGGTCCGCGTGTACTGGCGCTCGACAGTCCGGCCGAACGTTTCGAGGGTGTGCCAGCCGTCCGGTGTCGCAACACTGCCGCTGGCGGTCCCGACGGCCTCCGTATCCATGGTTGTTCGCTCGTCGACCAGTGTCCAACCAGCGCTTGGTGCTGGCGGCTTCCCCGGCGGCCCCCCGCCCAGTCGGTGCTTGTCGACTTCCAGCGCTACCTCGACGGTATATGCGTCTTCAAGCGTCTCATTGAGCGCCGACGGCGCGGTGACGGACCGGAACGCGGTGTCGGCCGTCTTGTTGACGCCGACGGTCATCGAATCGGATGGGCTCGGACTGGCCACGGACTTCGGACGCGGCGGCGTCTCGCTCACCGGCTTGTACCGGGCTTGGTCGAGCACCGTGCTTGCGTGGGCCGCTCCCCTGCTTCCTCGAACGATGTCCTCGATGCCAGTCACTGCTGTCGCCTCTGTTAGGGCACGACGGCCCGCGGGGTCACTCCGCCCGAAGGTCGACCGCTGGACGCCCAGCAGTGCGCCATTCGCCGCCAGTGAGACGTGCCGATTCGCGATGACGTTCTCGACGCCCGCGCCGCCGTACTGCGCGTACCCTCTCGCCCACGCCATCGGATACAGCCGGGCGGTCATCCGACGGCTCAGTCCTTGCTCGGCCAGTCCGGCGTTCAGCCGCGTTTGATAGGTCGAAACCTGCTCGTGGAGCATGAGTGCCTGCGTCGGAACAACGACGGTCGGCGAAACGCGCCGCGTCGAGATCACCGCGCCACTGCGCCGAACTGTAAGGACGACATTCTCGACCGTCGCCCGCATCGCAGTTTCGTTCGCTCCTGCGCGTTCGACTGAGACGCGGTGTTTCGCTGCTTGGAGGTCGCTCGCGTTAGAAACCGCCGGCAGGCTAGCGGTCACGGTCACCTCACCGCTTCGGCCGGAGACGCGCTTCAGTCGGTCCGCGACCCGGAGATAGGCGCGGACTCTGAGCGAATCGCGGAACGCCGTCGAGTCGTTCAGCACTCGGCCAGCGGGTGTGTCAGCCGCCGTGACGACCGGATTCGCCGCTGCCTGCCGGCCCGCCGTCGAGACGCCGTCCCGAACAGCCACTTGTGTCTCCGCTGTGGCCTGCTCCAGTGCCCGTTCGACAGTTGTTTCGCTCGGAGCCGGTTCGCTGACAAACGTCGGGGCCAGCGTGAGACTGCTCACCAGCAGGAGGACGCCGAGCAACGCGAACGGGACCCGGCCGCGGGTGTCGTCTCTCACGGTGACCACGTCCTGACAGTCACGCGAACACGGCTTACTCGAAGTGAACGGGCGGCGTCTGCTGGTGTGTCGTACCGCGACCGCATGTCCGTCTGAAGCTGAGCAGCGAGTGCCGCGGTCAGGTCGCGGTTCATCTCGACCGTCGATTGTCGCGCAACGGCAACGGTCGTCCCCGTCAGGCTCGCCATGCGCTCGTACCGGGCGGCCATCAGCACGTCCGATGGGTAGTCGCCGCGAAGCGCATACCGTGACTGCGCCGGCGGGAACAGCCCGTCGACGACGCTCCGGGCCACGACCGTCGCCACACCGTCGTACCCGTTTGTCTTCGCCGCCTCGCGGGC
The Haloarcula sp. CBA1129 genome window above contains:
- a CDS encoding Hsp20/alpha crystallin family protein, which codes for MMRDIGSSISDAIFENIGRAAGRVQENKPLPSDLLESEDAYLIVFDAPGTTASDIQVRYVDDRVEVRIDRFRDFYDGFEMRYPGRGLALDGSVTLPSDAAVDPETAQATLKSNGTLHVRVPKVETDHVEDEATDVGVETDASEANGGSDADNGTADVEDVTESAVEGDSDDR
- a CDS encoding FAD-binding oxidoreductase; the protein is MNVAVVGGGAVGLSTALALARRGASVTVFERDTLGSGASGRAAGLCYDAFADDVDAAVAADALTRYRNLDLFEPQPYVWVARDESDATAVREQISGMQRNDVAVEALTPTELDDRYPALDTSGIEVAGLARDAGVLDPDMVVARLAEQARETGATIETDTPVSLASPTTVETADGRRTFDAVVVAAGPQTKPLVGDVGVSLALKAYRAQALVTDPVDAALPSFYDATREFYWRPKDGSLLVGDGAHEVDPTDWDPAADAEFVARSLDRVEQTAALTPACERAWAGLCTATPDGAPLSGRVADGLWVATGWQGHGLMRAPALGDYLAADVLDRPNPLSEHLPDRVDPTRFDGSETFAALEDPTRDWEQ
- a CDS encoding luciferase, whose translation is MTTLTGATLAAAGIDAVALKPTEVDVSRATDLDVETLAIDYEGAAHVPETDTIERLASTADVRVTTPVRADGFDPLGDDSGFGALPAGAGHVLVAGHSAYLSEDEAARAVAPRLRAAVDDATDPWVGTEGIERLALAVGGTQYELLSRTTARDVRALRTADFEGEIAVYAPIVLSNSEDAMLDAVADYAARRGPVRNALPEGAPTDSQATGRARDVLTQAIRDYALVGSVETVAERTERLRDIGVDTIVGYPARGLDPFLS
- a CDS encoding CoA pyrophosphatase — translated: MQFDRVAAHEPVVVDDEPQEAAVIAPVVTRPEGEAILFTKRADHLSDHPGQMSFPGGGREPEDEDLLRTALREANEEIGLDPLAVNVVGRLDDIRTITRYSVRPFVGRIPDRDYLPSDEEVAEIVTLPVSELTDLNNYESEHRDHPHYGEIRLHFFYVDGYTVWGATARMLTQLLELATDWRIPPEPDRYMGPDDDLPPSVRDEAE
- a CDS encoding MFS transporter, encoding MVFCINLARVVFAPLIEPIRATTGASDAALGLLATMAWAGSALPRLPTGVLLTRISRAKVIFGSGVVLTLGTTFTALAFDPTLLLVGAFTMGLASGIYLTAANTLVSELYPDRPGRALGKHGVAAQLAAVGAPALISFVLIVGTWRTALQVLAVAAGLVTVVFTLIARRSQLPDAGSEDRDLLGAARAQWHIIVTSIATIGIAGLVWNGLFNFYVTYATSVGLSAGSGRTLLSLAFGAGVPAFYVSGRLADRLPSIPYLLTILAVFTGCVLVLPSLTGFWSLAVFSVVVGYVIHSIFPAVDAYLLGSLPDRHRASAYATSGAGMMLLQAPGSVLVGSLLDAGVTFPTLLRGMGLALLVVLVTMVSLHRNGRLPSAARA
- a CDS encoding HVO_0758 family zinc finger protein, encoding MDSVRKALRAGDVEKDNYGRLSCTSCDEPLATENDPDEVGKVRVCPECDGKWKELS
- a CDS encoding aldo/keto reductase, with translation MATREATWAYRDDHDEFARTFYRRFGDGVVSSIGIGTYLGDPTDERDASYHDAIVTALESGVNVVDTAINYRHQRSERVVGDAVADADVDREAVAVATKGGFIPFDGARPSDPGAFVRSEYLDTGIVDRDDLVAGQHCIAPDYIDDQLDRSLTNLDLDSIDLYYVHNPETQLQSKSREEVYDQLEATFEQLEERAAAGDIKHYGVATWEAFRVPADHDSYLSLPEVVERARAAAETVGNAATHLRAIQLPFNISMADAFTVAAHDGAEGPQSALWFAHEAGLDVFTSASIMQGQLATAVPDNVAAKLSGETSAQRAINFARSAPGVTCSLVGTGSVEHARENVDAGRYEPLGADAFDAVFE
- a CDS encoding bifunctional oligoribonuclease/PAP phosphatase NrnA, giving the protein MTRVAAGGLQIDAAAAFASENPLLVAGVAVVLFALLGTGIWLRRYLSRTPGERLRRTLTGYDRIAVLMHPNPDPDAMASALAVNQLVAGTDTSASLLYPGEIRRPENRAFQTVLDLDFDHIETVEDIDEEAVVLVDHNTARGFPGAEEVEPVAVIDHHPGNGSGNEFTDIRSDYGACATIFASYFNQLEFEFSDTQGNGSIDIDAAPAETIPCALATGLMYGIQSDTRSLTNGCQSEDFAAAAFLYDGMDSDLLNRIANPQVDAEVLDVKSRAIGNREVRAPYAFSDVGELSNTDAIPQAADELETLEGVSAVVVVGEKQGTMRIAGRSRDDRVHIGRAIEAVVDEIPMAEGGGHARMGGGKVPVEHMAGLGPSDGVSREDFRERVFDAMSGEL
- a CDS encoding SDR family oxidoreductase: MTKRVVILGCGYVGLELGRQLQDNHAVVGVRRSDDGIAAIEDAGFEAVRADVTDPESLSAVPDADWLVFAASSGGRGAEAAREVYVEGLRTAIDHFWSRADPPERLVYTSSTGVYGDHDGAWVDEETPLDPQTEKTEVLAEAERIARERPVEHGGHGTVARFAGLYGPGRYRLERYLEGPVTAGYLNMVHRDDAAGAVQHVLTEAHRDEVVLVVDDEPVEKWAFADWLAEQCDVPFPPKQTTEERLADDSLSETAKRRIQTSKRCSNDRLRELGYEFEYPTFREGYRDAIRENRQN
- a CDS encoding DUF5791 family protein — translated: MLRGEFPDAGEQSSDELLAAYSTVLAETVETVGVEAVVAETGLDQTTVTAFADGDVADRTLDEAVAVLATGPDRPDADALQAEAQDILLMGMTTAVMDVESLASGIDDELEPKEIQQKIEGRFPVTLAEYALLHSYIEGEKR